In the genome of Nostoc sp. C052, the window AGCAGAGCAGCACAATAGATGATGCCCACCTTTAGAAATTGCTTTGTCGAGCGCGGCGATAAGATTCTTCGGGTTACTGCCAGAATAGTTGTAACAGTTACCAGCTACGTGGCGATAGTTGTTGACGATGACAAACGGATTAACCCGATATTCGCCAGCGAGTGATAAAACATACTTTACATCTGTGTCAGAAACATCCGCACTAGACAAGTAAATCTTTCCTTGACTACTCCCTAGAACATTCTGCACAAGTTGTTTGAGGTTTTTGAGAACGGATACCCGACGTTTTTGCACTTCTGTACCAGAGTTGAGCAAATGCCAGAATACTTGGTCGCATTCATCAATAATAATCACATCATTCGCCCAGTCATTAGGGTTGAATCGCGCCTGACTCTCTTGATGTAGCGAATCAACACACACCCCATATCCCAACAATGTGCCTGTTTCATTCGTGCGAACTTCGGTAACATAGTTAACACCAAACCGATTACACAGTGCCTCACCCAATTGAATACGGTGGGTGATGATTAATACCCGTCTATCTTGGTCGTGTGCTTTCGCCACCTCAGTTGCCAGCCATTCGGTTTTACCAGTGCCTTTCGGAGCCTTGAGGATAATCAGTTTTTCACCTTCGGGGACGAGAAGTTGTCCGAGGAATCTTTGGTTGAGAGCGATCGCTGGGGGATAAGTCAGCAGAGTAAACAGCTTAATCTCCCACAACTCCAGTGCAACAGCCGTATTGTAGAGTGCGTCAAAGGCTTCCCGCCCTTTGGCAACAATAAAATCATCAACCCCTTTAGAAGCCCCTAGCGGTAAATCAATCACTCGCAGCGAACAGCCCTCATTTACCAGCAGCCGTCCCATGCGACTGATAGCGGTTCTGACTCGTTGGACTGTCTCAGGTTTGTTGTCCTGGTCAAAGCAAATGTTAACCTGTCTCCCCTGTGTTGCAAAATGTTTCAAGTCGGGAATTAGAAATGGTTTACCAATAGCAGTACCGTACTCATCCTGTGGTGTGCGGTATCCAGCGTTTACTCCCGGAATTGCGATCGCAGCATAACCAGCAGTCAATAATGCCCCCGCTTTCTTGACACCTTCTACAATTGTCACTGGCACATTATGCCGCCAAACCCAATGCCAGAAACCGCCAGGATGCTGTAAATCTTCTTCAGTAATGGCAATGCCGCTACGATTGGAAACTTTCACCCAGATGCGATTCGGGACTAAGAGGAAGAAAGCGTGTGTTTCTTCTCTGTAAGGATGCTCGTATTTGATAAACTTGTGGATTTTTTGGCGATCTCTTCGGGGATGGTCAGGTTTGAAACAGCCCCACATCATACTGACGTAGTTGTTGAGCGGGTCAACACCACTGCACCACCAGCCGCCTAATTCAATGTGCTGGTATTTCTTCAAGTCCCTGTCTCTGAGCCGCCCATCGTTACGACGGGAGATTTTGGGACTGTAGAGCAGATATTCGTAAGGTGTTGTGGCGTGGAGCGAACGTACATTCAGGGCAATGATTTCTTCGTCAACGCCACTATTTAACCATTCTTGTAAGTGTAGAGCTTGAGAATCGGTTTCGATTATATTCATATCCCCTCCAGTATTTTGAAGCAATGCAAAGCTTGGGGTATTGAGTCATACCGCCTTTTAGGTGAGTTACGTAGACATGAGTTAAAGAAGCGTGGTTTTAAGAGAAGCAATCAACAGGACTTGTATTGGTAGTTGTTTTTTTCGTCCTATTGACTGCTTTTTAAACGGACTTAATAGTACAGATGAACTAAGAAACTGTCATTTTACATGATCACTGGCCTTGTCAGAATGATCTCCCACCTCCGGTATGTGGTCGGAAGGTGAGATTGATTCGGGTGCTAACCACTTTGTTGGTCTTAGGAACCTGATGCAGATGCGTAGACTGACAGCCTGGGTGCATCACAAGCAAACTGCCGTGTTCCAACCAAAAATCAGTAGGTCTGCCATTTCTCGGTTTAATTTGGAATTTTCGACATGACCCCAAACTGACTGATGCAATCGCCGGGTTAAGTCCCATCGATGGTTCGTTGTCAGAATGCCAGCCGATAGAATCAGTCCTCGTGCGGTATTGGTTGCCGATAACGATGCGGAATTTGTAACCAGTAAGTGCAGTGATCCGATCGCGCAAGTTAGCCAGATTGTCTGTCCAAGTCAGGGGTTTTAAAAATACGCTGTTGGAGTAAAGGTAATCACATCCGGCATCACCATAAATACATTCGAGGCGAGGAACGGGCATTGTTTTACCCGCAATTCTGATTTGATTTTGCTGCCACTCCAGTTTCAAGCAGTGTTGGTAAAGTTCGTTTGCAAGTTCAAGGCTTAAGAAATCGGGATAGTAAGTAATGGGTAAAACTGGGGTTGATTCAGAGAAGAGTGTGAGTTGTTGCATAATTTTGTTCTCAAAGTTTTTTGAGTTGTGTAACCGAGAAATAGTATGCTTATAACAAGCAACTAAGCTTGTATTCGGCTGATATAGTCAAGCGAATGCTCATTTCCTGTGCGTTCGCTTTTAACTTTTGACTAACACCCGTGGCTTCTTGGTAGCAAAAGCCCCTGCAATTCTTAGCGCAGCAGTCGGGTTTGGATGAGCGAAAAACTCTTCAATTGCCTTGGTCAATCCAGATGCAACCATTGGGTCATGGCAGGCGTAAACGTAAACTGGCTGCTGAGTGCCATTGACCAGGCGCATTTCCTGACGCTCCCCTAGTTGTGGGTAAAATGTGCGAACCCAAGTACCGAGATGACCGCGATAATGAGAACCGCTCAAGGGGACTTTCTTTCCCAGTTCGCTCTCCGCAAAATTAACCACACCCATCCATTTCTCTTTGCTACCAAAGAGAGCTTGTTGATTGTGTTGGGCTAGGAGATTGGCGGCGAAGTCTTGAAAATGCTGCTCCATGTATGGGTTGAGTCTGCCACCTGTAAGTTCAGCTAAAGTTCTCATCGCCTCAACCAAAGTTTGTAGGCGCTGCTCAACTGGTGGGAGGGCAGGGGCAGTGAGAGTATCAACTTTGGGTGTAATGTTAGGCACTGCTGCAACTAGCTCTAAGATGATTGTTCGCACTTGAGCAGCTACTTCCGATTCAGTGAGCAACATTGCGATGCGGAGTGTTCCAGAAGGTGAAAAGACTCTAGCTTGGGCTGTTCGGGATGCTAGCTCCAACTTGGAGCGAGCATTAGACAAGTCTTTACCAGTTAGTTTTTTGGTTTCCTTAGCCTGAAACTCCTTACTGTTTCTTTCGTAGATATGCTTAATAGCTGGTATAGAAGATTGAAAATATTGAGCTAACTGCTCAACAGTGGCCCATCCCTCCCCGTTCCATACAGCGAACACTATTGCCTTTGCTTTGCTGAGAACTTCTTGGGCGCGAGAATCATCTAAATTAGAAAGTGCAGAAGTTCTGAATGATGGAGACTCGACTAAAACATTTTGATTTAAAGGTAAACTCATCTTGTTCGACTCCTAAGTAAATTTCAAGACTTTAAACATTCACTCGCACTAAACTTTTTTCACCAACTAATGAGAAACGATTAGATATAGTTGGTGTCTTAATTAACGTTGGCGACATCAATTCAACAAGGTAAAACCAAGATTTATGCACCAGTGCAATCCCCAGAATCAGCCGTTGTTTTGTTCCCTTATCGTGAGAGCAGAGGATCACTCTTTCGCCCAGAACGAAAGCGGGTTTTTGCACGGTGAGAGTTTCTAATTCTCCAGTTGCGATGATTTGGTTTTGTGTAGCATGGAGGATTTCTTTTCCGCAATCAATTGAATAAATCCAACATTCGTGTTTCCATTGCATACCGCAGCAGTAACCAAATGTTCTCGTGGTTCGCAAGAAAACTCTCTCCAGTAAATTAACTGCAACAGGTGGAATTGTTCCACGCCAAGGTGGAGAGAGATACCAACTTGTTTGAAGTGCATTAATATGGTCAATCATGCTTGTTTCCCTAATAGGTAATTAATCGCTTCAACATCAAGAGCAGCAATACGTTTTTTAATTGATTGTGGTGGGTTATCAAAAAACTGTTTTAGATGCCATCTCCGAATTTGATAATGTCTGGCAGAGCGTCTTGTAGCTTTGAGCCATCCTCTTTTTACCCATCTAGTTACAGTTGAGAAATTCAATTGAAGAACTTGAGCAATTTCTTGACAAGAATAGTTATCAAGCGTGGGACGGGCTGAATAACCTAAGTTGTTTAACTTCAGGTAAATTGCAACTGGTGTGCGTTGATATCCTCGCCTTTTTAGGATTGAAGCTATTTGTTTGACTGTATAGACTTCAGCTTTCGCCTCAATAATTGCAAGTTCTTCATCAGTCCATTTGATACTCATAATCTCACCTTTCCTATTGATGCAGATTTAGTAGAAGAATGTTCTTGTACAATCCGAGCGCTGATAGATTCAAAATCTACTTGGAAGATGTTCATATCTGTGGACATTTCCCCTGTGTTGTAGCGGTCTACGATGTGCTGTTTAATTGCGGATTGGTTCAGCCCATCAGGGATATCAATGTGTGCTTCACTGATGATTTTTTCTACAACTGTAACGATGACTCTCATGGTTAACTCCTATTTGATTAATTGAGGATTCAGAAGTCAGAATCATTCTGAATCCTGACTTCTGATTTACATTGCTCCAGTTTTTACCGTTTGCAACTGTTGCATCCATGCGTTGATTGCCGTTAATTCATCCGCACCACTAGCAACAGCATCAACAACTTGGTTTTGATAAGAAGATTCAGCATGATTGGGATATTCACACTTGTCTGCTGCCCAAGCCAAACACATTGTTTTTACCAGTTCATTAATCTTGGTAGTATGAAGTAGACTTGGGCGGTCAACATCCTGAAATTCCAACCACTCTTTGACTAAATCAAGTGGATAATCAAGCAAAGTACGAATATTTTTGATTCGTAAATCAAGTGTATGTACTGGTTGAGGGACTACACTAAGTTTTGGTGTAGATGGAGTGCCACCTAAGCGAAATTGGATGTCACGAATGATAGTTACCCAATCAGCATTTTTGTTCCATTCTCTTTCAATTCTGCTTTTACTTGCAGCATCGTAAAGATTACAGAAAACCGTGTTTTCGTCACCAGCAGTAGCAACGATAATTAGTGGCTTAGAAAAATCCTGAACTAATGACGCAGCTAAAAGAAAGCTTTTGGCGAAATTGGTTTCAACACCAGTCCTGACAACATAAAGTTCATCAGCACTGACAACAATATCCAGCTTCAGATTGTCCTTACCTTTGAATTCTTTAGTCGTTAGGCGCAGTTCTGACAAGTACCCAGTTAATGCTCTTTGGGTAACAGGGATGGTTTTATCCCTGTCAATATCGTAGTGATACCACAGGTAAGATTCTCCACCTAACTCAGCATTTTTGACATAGAGATAAATCGGTTCGGGAGGGTTGCATAAACCTAGTTTGATTTCAGTAGTCATGTTTCACCTCGGTTAAAGTTTCATTGATTGGTATTCTGTGTGCAATAATGGGAATTCTGTAGCGGGAGAAGAACTTCCGTAGTAGCAATCGTTTGAATATTGACTACATTCAGACGATTGCTTTTGTACTAAAGAGAAGGCTGTGAATTGGAGGGGAAAAGGGGAAAGGGTAAGGGGCAAAGGATGGAGAATGAAAGACTTTTCTCAATACAGTACGGAGCAAGAATTTTTTTAATATTGAGGTTCCCTTTCCCCTTTAACCCTTCCCCTTTTCCCCTCTTGATTGCGCTCTAGCTCCCATTCCAGATAAGTTAGGGCAGTGCTAGCATCAGCAATGTTTAAATCAGGTTGATATCCCTTATCCAACAGTTGTTTATAGTCTGGATGCGTAGCAATAAGGGATATCAGAGTTTGAGCTTGTTCAACTAATTGGTGGAGGTTGGGGTTAGACATTTCTATGCCCAGCCGTGAACATAAATCTTCTGCTTTCACTCCTGTTATTCCTGGCTCAATCTCCGTTTCTAACTCTTCAAGTAGGGATTGAAAACTAGGGTGTTCATCGTTGATTTCAACCTCAAATAAATCTGCGCTCTTTGTAACGACAGTTGCCCAATCGGGTAAAGTCTGTGCAATGGTTTTAGCGTAAAGTTTCATGATTGTGTCCTCTGGGATTAATAACCTAAAAATCCTCGGCAATCTCTAACAAAAAGCCGCGTCCCGTGTTCTGTACTTGCACCAGTTCTTTATCCAGCAGTGTTTGAATGACCGAATCGGAGAATTGGAATTGTAACTGATGCAGAGGAACACAACCGCCACAAAGCCGAATCGAACGCAGCAAATGATTGGCTCTACGGTCAAAACTGGGGTCAACCGTCTTAGGCATTTGTGAAACCTCCAGTTAATACGACTAACTGTTGTTGCAGAATAGAGATTTGCTGTTGGTAAAACTTAATCTCTGCGGTAATTTCTGAGAATAATTCTTCTGGTGTGAGCGGTTTAATTTGATCCTCTTTCAAGTACGATATTTCATCAGAATTCTTGTTAGGCATCAGAGCATAACGCCAACCATCATCAAATTGTTCAGCCAACTCTGTACCCGATGGGTAGTAGTAAAGTCCGAGAATCGTGCCTTGTTCTGTACGCTGTTCCAAACCAAAGCGAGGGTAGCCCCAGTGTTGGGGAATGGATATTGTGGCTTGCATATTGATTGGTGGGTGAATGAAGGGAAAATGAGAGAAGAATTCAAAAGTCAGAATTCAGAAGTCAGAATTTCGGGAAGAGGTGGGAAAAAGAGGAGAAAGGAAGGCAGATTTTATTAACTTCTGCACCCTGCTCTTTGTTTCTTTACTGACTCCTGACTCCTGGATGCTGACTTCTTAATTACGCTGTGACTAACTCCGCTCTCTCCAGCAGCCGTTGCAATTTATTGCCAGTTAGCTGTTCTAACGGCTGATCTAAAAAATATTCATCAAAAATGGATTTACCATCAGTAGACACATCCACCATCGACAGCGATCGCACTGCATCAAGCACCGAGTTAGAATACTGCTGCTGGACTGAATAACGCCTCTTCACCCACCAGTTCCTGTCAGTGCATCCGACTTGCCCCAGTTTCACGCCCTTGTTGTTGTAAATGCCATCATCAAGAATTTCAAAACCGTACTTCTGGCACTCGTTGAAGATATGCGCCATGATTAGGTTTTCAGTAGAAGAGGAAGGCATGGGGGCAGAGGCGCAGAGGGGCAGAGGAGAAAGTTGTTGTAGGTTTCTCCCCTCTGCACCCCTGCTCCCCTGCACCTCTGCTTTCTCCTGCACAGGTAATGAACTGTCTTTGTAGTGAGTGCAGATGAAGCGATCGCAACGCATTAGAGTGTTGGCACGGAATACTTCTTTACCGTTGACCATGACTACCCAGGGTTGCGTTAAGTGGTTGTTGTCATGGCTGATGCTGGCTACCAGTTTGTCATCAGCGTAATATTCGTGATGGTCAAACGAGATTTCGACTATTGTGAAGGGTTCAGGAGCTACGGCTTGGGCTTGGTCAGCGATGTAGCTGTCGAGTTCGGCTTGAGCGAGGGCTTGGTTGTTTGGGGCAGCGAGGGTGAGTTTCTGAATCTTGCTGGCTTGATATTCAGCGATCGCAGTGATCCAAGAATCCTTACAGCGTTTGTCGCTTACTTGGACTGTGCAGCCGATTTCGCTGTAGATTTGCTTGAGTCGCGCAATCGATTTCAGTTGCAGCTGTTGATAAGTGTAGATAGCGTGAGTCATAATTGGAAGGCTCTTTAAATTTAGGGCAAAAGAAGCGCTTCAGATTCGCAGTCAGGGGCGCTTCTCTTATGTATCTATTATCCGCTAGTTAACTGCGCTTGTCAACTGCGTTCACTAGCTGATATTCTATTGGTATTACTATTTGTTATGGATATGAAGGGGTTAAGAGAAAAAGCAGGGTTAAGAACAGTAGATGTGGCATCAAGGTTAGGAATTGCTGAGTCAACTGTCCGTAACTGGGATATTGGGCGGCACACTCCCAGGCTGCCAATTGAAGACATACCCAAATTTTTGGAAGTTTACCAATGCACTCTTGAAGAAGTTATTGAGGCTGCAAAAGAAAGCAAAAGGAAATTTGATGCTTCCATAGCTAATGAGACTTGAACTATTTGGCACTCATAATTAAGTATAAATACTCTATACAGCAGACACATTGGTTTCAAATTGTTGATAAAAAGCTATCTACCCCTAACCTAGAAAACGCTTCGTAAATTAAATCAGTGCTAGGGGTTGACCTTGATGTAAATCTGAAAATAGTGAGAAGTAGGAAGCGAAGCCATGCAAAAGCCATTCTCTAAGCGCAACAAACCTACTTCCACCGTCTCTGCCGGCTCAGAACCACCAGTTAGCAAAACACAGCAAGATATCTCTTCCCAGAATAATCAGGATGTAGTAATTCTGGACGTTCCTGCTGTTGAAATTCCTGAATTAACCGAGCAGGAGGAGAGCGATCGCCTGCACTTGGAGCGTAGGGTAGAACGAGCGTTCTTTGAAGCAGGGAAGGCATTGACTGAATTACGCGATCGCAGATTATATCGTTCCACGCACAAAACTTTTGAGGAATACTGCCGCGATCGCTTTGGTCATAGTCGTCGCCAGTCTTATCTTTTAATGGATGCAGCTGTTGTTTTTGATAATTTACTTGAAAAATGTGATCCATTGGATCACATTTTGCCAACTAACGAACGTCAAGTCCGACCAATGACAAAGCTTGAACCCGAACAACAGCAAGAAGTGTGGGTAAAAGCGGTGGAGCAGGCAGGGGGTAAAGTGCCACCAGCTAGAATCGTTAAAAACGTAGTGCAGCAAATAATGGAGCGAACCCAAGTACCCAATACCTACCAGATAGGTGAAGTATGCCAAATCCTTGCAAAGGACAATCCAGAACTCAGAGGCAAAGGTGGCTGCTGGGCAATTGTCAGCGTAGTGAATAACTTTAGTTGCAGCATGAGAATGTGGGATGGCGAACATAGGGTTGGGTTGCAACACCTGAAGTCCTTCAACTATCTGCCCCAGGAGTGTGAGCAGATGCAGGTGATTTGCGATCGCATCAATCGGGTGTATTCAGACTCACTGGAGGAGACAGTCAAAAGTCTGTTGCAGTCGTTGGGTAAGTTGAATCGACCTTATCTAACGGCTGTGGAAGAGAAGTTGTTGAATGTACTAGAGTCTGAATACGGGGCAGAGATAACACCCTAAACAATTTTGGCAATTTGGCATCCAATGTCTTTGGGTTCCAGTTTCAATGGAGTTAGCAACGCAACGGGGCAGTAAAGAAGTTATACGAGGGAAAAGATAAAACTTCCCGCTTCTTGACATCCAGCTATGCCAGTTGTTTAGTTGAGTGCTGTAGAACCCCTCTACATGATTCATACAGCGCTCAACAGAGTTCAGTTCCTACTCTACAACTGGCTAGAAATGAACAAAACCAAATAGAACCTCAGAAAATGAAATATCTAGATAGCTTGCTTGTTTGCTCGGCTATCTCTCAAAAAAAAACCAATCCTCACAGTGCTATATCA includes:
- a CDS encoding DNA-binding transcriptional regulator, which translates into the protein MKGLREKAGLRTVDVASRLGIAESTVRNWDIGRHTPRLPIEDIPKFLEVYQCTLEEVIEAAKESKRKFDASIANET
- a CDS encoding alpha-ketoglutarate-dependent dioxygenase AlkB, coding for MQQLTLFSESTPVLPITYYPDFLSLELANELYQHCLKLEWQQNQIRIAGKTMPVPRLECIYGDAGCDYLYSNSVFLKPLTWTDNLANLRDRITALTGYKFRIVIGNQYRTRTDSIGWHSDNEPSMGLNPAIASVSLGSCRKFQIKPRNGRPTDFWLEHGSLLVMHPGCQSTHLHQVPKTNKVVSTRINLTFRPHTGGGRSF
- a CDS encoding helix-turn-helix domain-containing protein; amino-acid sequence: MSIKWTDEELAIIEAKAEVYTVKQIASILKRRGYQRTPVAIYLKLNNLGYSARPTLDNYSCQEIAQVLQLNFSTVTRWVKRGWLKATRRSARHYQIRRWHLKQFFDNPPQSIKKRIAALDVEAINYLLGKQA
- a CDS encoding DUF1392 domain-containing protein, yielding MIDHINALQTSWYLSPPWRGTIPPVAVNLLERVFLRTTRTFGYCCGMQWKHECWIYSIDCGKEILHATQNQIIATGELETLTVQKPAFVLGERVILCSHDKGTKQRLILGIALVHKSWFYLVELMSPTLIKTPTISNRFSLVGEKSLVRVNV